CGCCTAGCGCCCCAACTGATCGAGACTTGAATAAAACGCAAAAAAGGGAGGTCGGGATGAGTGACGGCAAAAGCGGTTTGCAACTGCGCTCGCTGCTCAAGCGGAATGGCGAGCTCGAACTTTCGCTCGTGAACGTCCCGACCCCCGAACCGGGCCCTGACGAGGTCGTGGTCCGCGTCGAGGCCACGCCGATCAATCCGTCCGACCTCGGTCTCCTGATCGGACCGGCCGACATGTCGACGGCGAAAGTCTCCGGCACGCGCGAGTTGCCGGTCGTAACCGCCCGGGTCCCCGAGGCCGCGATGGCCGCCATGGCGGCGCGGCTCGATGACTCCATGCCGGTCGGCAATGAGGGCGCAGGTGTCGTGATGCGGACCGGCTCCTCGGACGCCGCCAAGGCGCTGATGGGACGCACGGTCGCGATGATCGGCGGCGCGATGTATGCGCAATACCGCACGCTGCGAGTCAACGAATGCCTGCCGCTGCCTGACGGCACCACGGCGGCGGAGGGCGCATCCTGTTTCGTCAATCCGCTGACCGCGCTCGGCATGACCGAAACGATGCGGCGCGAGGGTCACAAGGCGCTGGTGCATACGGCGGCGGCGTCCAACCTCGGCCAAATGCTCAACAAG
The DNA window shown above is from Bradyrhizobium sp. ISRA464 and carries:
- a CDS encoding zinc-binding dehydrogenase, producing MSDGKSGLQLRSLLKRNGELELSLVNVPTPEPGPDEVVVRVEATPINPSDLGLLIGPADMSTAKVSGTRELPVVTARVPEAAMAAMAARLDDSMPVGNEGAGVVMRTGSSDAAKALMGRTVAMIGGAMYAQYRTLRVNECLPLPDGTTAAEGASCFVNPLTALGMTETMRREGHKALVHTAAASNLGQMLNKICLKDGIGLVNIVRNKEQADILHKIGAKHVVDSTVPSFMDDLTNALVETGATIAFDAIGGGKLAGQILVAMEAAINKSAKAYSRYGSSVHKQVYVYGSLDTRPIELPRGFGMAWGVGGWLLFPFLMKIGPEAGNKLRQRVLAELKTTFASHYTKVVSLQEALQLDNIAVYGKRATGEKFLINPNKAA